A single genomic interval of Microbulbifer variabilis harbors:
- a CDS encoding cytochrome c oxidase subunit 3, whose translation MASESSYYVPEQSKLPIFATIGLFLIAFGAANWINGGSSYIFFTGALALAAVLWFWFAAVIRENMAGLNSEQLKRSYVWGMGWFIFSEVMFFAAFFGALYYIRNFSVPWLAGEGDNGISNMLWEGFENTWPLYVTPDAAAHGDTAQFIGPKDVIDPWHLPLWNTIILLSSSVTVHFAHVFLKKGERGKFNLWLGGTVLLGFIFLYLQAQEYYEAYQHLGLTLESGIYGTTFFMLTGFHGAHVTLGTIMLLIMLLRSVIAHHFKPNDHFGFEAASWYWHFVDVVWVGLFIFVYVLGA comes from the coding sequence ATGGCTAGTGAAAGCAGTTATTATGTTCCAGAACAATCAAAGCTGCCGATATTTGCCACTATAGGTTTGTTTTTAATTGCCTTTGGTGCTGCGAATTGGATCAATGGTGGTAGCTCCTATATTTTCTTTACCGGTGCGCTGGCTTTGGCAGCAGTCTTATGGTTCTGGTTTGCAGCGGTAATCAGAGAAAATATGGCTGGTCTGAACAGTGAACAGTTAAAGAGATCTTATGTCTGGGGAATGGGATGGTTTATTTTCTCCGAGGTTATGTTTTTTGCTGCATTTTTTGGGGCCCTATACTACATAAGAAACTTCTCTGTTCCTTGGCTAGCTGGAGAAGGCGATAATGGAATATCCAACATGTTGTGGGAGGGGTTTGAGAATACTTGGCCTCTCTATGTGACTCCGGATGCAGCAGCTCATGGTGATACAGCACAATTTATAGGACCTAAAGATGTTATTGATCCGTGGCATTTACCTCTTTGGAATACAATAATTCTTTTATCTTCCAGCGTTACCGTACATTTCGCCCATGTGTTTCTTAAAAAAGGTGAGCGTGGAAAATTTAATCTGTGGCTGGGAGGAACTGTTCTTCTAGGTTTCATATTTTTATATCTTCAGGCGCAAGAATACTATGAAGCCTATCAACATCTTGGACTCACTTTAGAGTCAGGCATTTATGGCACAACTTTTTTCATGTTGACGGGTTTCCATGGAGCTCATGTAACTCTGGGAACGATAATGCTGCTTATAATGTTGCTACGTTCTGTAATCGCACATCATTTCAAACCCAATGATCATTTTGGCTTTGAAGCAGCAAGCTGGTACTGGCATTTTGTAGATGTTGTCTGGGTTGGCTTATTTATTTTTGTATATGTGCTAGGTGCATAA
- a CDS encoding SURF1 family protein — protein sequence MTVEIPSVSSDNTSVSLIRNWSITLFSFGFIPVFVLLGFWQLGRADDKRIIDLEINSRLSSQPENLHLVTNLKKFLPVKLDGNYSDEYFLLDNRTRTGKVGYEVLQVFISGEQRWLINRGWIPFSASRDVMPEVNYPKDKIKINGFLYPVENLKSKETKEKIINRRIQNVNKEIVQNMTLSNNNWIVRLSADSESALITDWQLVNSSVDRHIAYAIQWFAMAAALFFLWLFTATNFIKVNKINN from the coding sequence ATGACAGTAGAGATACCATCAGTTTCTTCAGATAATACCAGTGTATCATTGATTCGTAACTGGTCGATCACCCTGTTTTCTTTTGGGTTTATTCCAGTTTTTGTGTTGTTGGGATTTTGGCAGCTCGGTAGAGCTGATGATAAGAGAATCATAGATTTAGAAATCAATTCAAGATTGTCATCCCAACCAGAAAATCTACATTTAGTTACGAATTTAAAAAAATTCCTGCCTGTAAAATTAGATGGAAATTATTCTGATGAATATTTCTTATTGGATAATCGAACTCGCACTGGAAAGGTAGGGTATGAGGTTCTTCAAGTCTTTATATCTGGTGAACAGAGATGGCTAATAAATCGAGGCTGGATTCCATTTTCAGCTAGTCGGGATGTAATGCCTGAAGTTAACTACCCTAAAGATAAGATAAAAATCAATGGGTTTTTATACCCGGTTGAAAACTTAAAATCTAAAGAGACTAAAGAAAAAATAATAAATCGAAGAATACAGAATGTTAATAAAGAAATTGTTCAGAATATGACGCTCAGTAATAACAACTGGATTGTTAGGTTAAGTGCTGACTCAGAATCAGCACTCATAACGGATTGGCAATTAGTAAATAGCAGCGTGGATCGACATATCGCTTATGCGATTCAATGGTTTGCTATGGCTGCAGCTTTATTTTTTCTTTGGCTTTTTACTGCTACCAATTTTATAAAAGTAAATAAAATAAATAATTAG
- a CDS encoding COX15/CtaA family protein — protein MESSEKKKIKQPIKEQFGWRLKLTLAGCVLAIIVVTLGAFTRLVDAGLGCPDWPGCYGHLTWPDKNHEIQAANYAFPDTPVDTSKTWPEMVHRYFAGILLLLVASLVYISWRNPKQRTFKQIHFLMALITLQAAFGMWTVTLKLWPQVVTAHLLGGMATLSMLWLLVERMRYDKLSGQFKNYRKLHNLLPLVVLTAIAVVVQIALGGWTSSNYAALACPDFPTCHGEWLPKADFKEGFNILQQIGPNYLGGALESDARTAIHFIHRIGALIVTGLVLSLSFFSWKAGEYRWALILIALIGMQVSLGVANVIMFLPLSIAVAHNAGAAFLLLGILTFCYRIYSAGSIEVRENNSKKNRIIKDSELAAEL, from the coding sequence ATGGAATCGTCAGAAAAAAAGAAAATAAAGCAACCTATAAAAGAGCAATTTGGTTGGCGTTTGAAGTTAACATTGGCTGGATGTGTCTTAGCCATAATTGTTGTTACTTTAGGAGCATTTACTAGGCTTGTTGATGCTGGGTTGGGCTGCCCCGATTGGCCTGGTTGTTACGGCCATCTTACTTGGCCAGATAAAAATCATGAAATTCAAGCGGCTAACTATGCATTTCCAGATACGCCTGTAGATACTAGCAAAACTTGGCCTGAAATGGTGCATAGATACTTTGCAGGCATCCTGCTTTTATTAGTCGCTTCACTTGTTTACATATCCTGGCGTAATCCTAAACAACGCACTTTTAAACAGATACATTTTTTGATGGCCCTGATTACTTTGCAAGCGGCTTTCGGTATGTGGACTGTCACCTTGAAGTTATGGCCTCAGGTTGTCACTGCGCACTTACTAGGAGGAATGGCAACATTATCTATGCTGTGGTTACTCGTAGAAAGAATGAGATATGACAAATTATCAGGTCAATTTAAAAATTACCGTAAACTTCATAATTTATTACCACTTGTCGTTTTGACTGCTATAGCAGTAGTTGTTCAGATAGCCTTGGGAGGCTGGACGAGTTCAAATTATGCTGCACTTGCCTGTCCAGACTTCCCCACGTGTCATGGAGAGTGGCTTCCTAAAGCTGATTTTAAGGAAGGGTTTAATATCCTCCAACAAATTGGGCCAAATTATTTAGGTGGTGCTTTGGAAAGTGATGCACGTACGGCTATTCACTTTATTCATCGTATCGGCGCTTTAATCGTGACCGGACTAGTCCTTAGCCTTTCATTTTTTTCCTGGAAAGCTGGTGAGTATCGTTGGGCCCTTATATTGATTGCTTTGATAGGGATGCAGGTAAGTTTGGGTGTCGCAAATGTAATTATGTTTTTACCACTATCAATTGCTGTTGCTCATAATGCCGGTGCCGCATTTCTATTATTAGGTATTTTAACTTTCTGTTATCGTATTTACTCAGCTGGCTCTATTGAAGTACGAGAAAATAATTCTAAAAAAAATAGAATTATAAAAGATTCAGAATTGGCTGCCGAGTTGTAA
- a CDS encoding SCO family protein produces the protein MTNLHKMAEPKFIQRQKRGVRITITVLLMFIVAVLVGFVHKLSQPRILSDSELRINGAVKLQRARILDNFQLIADTGSAFETKNMKGQWTFIFFGFTHCPDVCPTTLSSLNSFYKLLDEDIRADTDVILVSVDPARDKPLILHDYVRYFNNDFLGVTGNFIEIKRFASQLNVPFNKVILDNNDYTMDHGSQVVLINPLGHYHAFFRAPLDPAKMKLTYRSIRATFNG, from the coding sequence ATGACTAATCTTCATAAGATGGCTGAGCCTAAATTCATACAACGCCAAAAGCGTGGTGTTCGTATAACGATTACCGTTTTACTGATGTTTATTGTGGCAGTTTTGGTTGGCTTTGTTCATAAGTTAAGTCAGCCAAGGATATTAAGTGATTCTGAGCTTCGCATAAATGGTGCCGTGAAATTACAGCGAGCAAGAATTTTAGATAATTTTCAGTTAATCGCCGATACAGGCAGTGCATTTGAAACAAAAAATATGAAAGGCCAATGGACTTTCATATTCTTTGGATTTACCCATTGTCCCGATGTTTGTCCTACAACTCTGTCGAGTCTCAATAGTTTCTATAAACTCCTTGATGAAGATATTCGTGCAGATACCGATGTTATTTTAGTTTCGGTTGATCCTGCCAGAGATAAACCACTGATCTTACATGATTATGTTCGATATTTTAATAATGATTTTCTCGGTGTTACTGGCAATTTCATAGAAATAAAGCGTTTTGCTAGTCAACTTAATGTTCCTTTTAATAAAGTTATTCTAGATAATAATGATTATACGATGGATCATGGTTCTCAAGTTGTATTAATAAATCCCCTTGGACATTACCATGCTTTCTTTAGAGCCCCACTGGATCCGGCAAAAATGAAATTAACCTATCGTTCAATTCGTGCCACTTTTAATGGTTAA
- a CDS encoding DUF2909 domain-containing protein, with amino-acid sequence MWLKIVIVVLFLAILVSLSSALFFLLRDMGAPQSKRTLYALGIRISLAALLLLAIWYGFESGILANTAPWTDKY; translated from the coding sequence ATGTGGCTCAAAATCGTTATAGTCGTTCTTTTTCTCGCGATACTGGTGAGCCTATCCAGTGCTTTATTTTTTCTACTGCGAGATATGGGTGCTCCCCAGTCTAAACGTACTCTTTATGCTTTAGGTATACGGATTTCTCTTGCCGCACTTCTTTTATTAGCCATCTGGTATGGCTTCGAAAGCGGCATTTTGGCTAATACTGCTCCCTGGACAGATAAATATTAG
- the znuB gene encoding zinc ABC transporter permease subunit ZnuB, whose amino-acid sequence MVEFGELLHSQFLWYALGAGLLVALVSGPLGCFAVWRRMAYFGDTLAHSALLGVTLGFVLHIMPTLAVGATCCLLAILLVYLQRRQKLAVDTLLGILSHSMLALGIVTVSLFEIKVDLLSLLLGDLLAVGSQDLVLMSVTAVGILTLLYWLWEKLLAFTLHEELASVEGVPVERIRMALMLMLALLIAIAMKVVGVLLITALLIIPAAAARRLSRTPEQMALLASLIGCLAVVLGLLASILWDTPAGPSIVLAAAVFFLCSQLRPLQNY is encoded by the coding sequence GTGGTCGAATTTGGAGAATTACTGCACAGCCAATTTCTCTGGTACGCCCTGGGTGCCGGTCTGCTAGTCGCATTAGTTAGCGGCCCACTGGGCTGTTTTGCCGTCTGGCGGCGCATGGCTTACTTCGGTGACACGCTGGCTCACTCAGCCTTGCTCGGTGTCACCCTCGGCTTTGTACTACACATCATGCCCACTCTCGCCGTTGGCGCAACCTGCTGTTTGCTGGCAATTCTACTGGTGTACCTGCAGCGCAGGCAGAAGTTAGCCGTGGATACTCTATTGGGGATTCTCTCCCACTCGATGCTCGCTCTCGGAATCGTGACTGTCAGCCTGTTCGAAATTAAGGTGGACCTACTCTCCCTGTTACTCGGCGACTTACTCGCCGTAGGCAGCCAAGATCTGGTGCTGATGTCTGTTACTGCCGTGGGCATCCTCACTCTGCTTTATTGGCTATGGGAAAAATTATTAGCCTTCACTCTGCACGAGGAGCTGGCCTCGGTGGAAGGTGTACCGGTAGAGAGAATACGCATGGCGCTAATGCTGATGCTAGCCCTGCTAATTGCCATTGCCATGAAAGTGGTTGGTGTGTTGCTGATCACCGCCTTGCTGATTATTCCCGCTGCTGCAGCACGCAGGCTCTCCCGCACTCCAGAGCAAATGGCGCTGCTGGCATCCCTGATCGGCTGCCTCGCCGTAGTGCTCGGCTTGCTCGCCTCTATTTTATGGGACACCCCAGCCGGGCCCTCTATTGTCCTGGCAGCGGCTGTGTTTTTTCTCTGTAGCCAACTACGTCCGCTTCAAAATTACTAG
- a CDS encoding TonB-dependent receptor gives MEKFTLRRNVLASAILAAAASTTPQALFAAEEGAIEEVTVVGSRISRNSEFENATPIQVMDRESIEKSGYTNLQQLFEKNPAAGNGTFSTRGNNQDSTANGAAAVSLRGMGADATLVLVNGRRVAISAFAEGITTNFVDINSVPLAAVERVEVLKDGASAIYGSDAVAGVVNLVLRKDFEGTEVSMDYGSADGYDEQSFSAVWGINGENSNFTVIFDHHKNSRLASTERSGLGTANQSGNGGLDLRSGRGYPGSFILPGATKTIEDPNCPEDRIKVTDNGNVCVYDYGPWTLLTPEAERTGLIMLGHKQLNEDIEFFSEIAVQHNTSVAQGAPTPLDADAGLYVLADHPNNPFGEDVDIAFYRTVDAGARQWDIETDNLRGVFGLRGSIADWDWETSIQRSRSESEQTGNKSQGWVRTDLLQEQINAGNYNPFGGVQNPDSVIDAITTNLVRQGKSDLTSYNFSINGDLFDTSNGTIAMAAGLEYREEKASDIPDDQFQRGLIFGTESVSASASRDISSAYVEVAIPLPAKFDLTLAARYDDYSDFGSTTNPMAKLLWTATEQLSLRASWGTGFRAPSLAQIGLGDSQESKFLTDYYGCEANGIDIKDCTKLDYTIIYSQNPDLEAEESESFNIGAVYEPIENLRLSLDYWNITQEGKIDDIPYTGIYSLHCNDQDSTVCRRNEPLAGQSLGQLQSLLSSYTNIGEQDVSGVDLSAVYSGLELAGGELNLRLDYSYLTEFERVELNLNGDALMTHDLAGKYEYPQHRWNATADWNFDTFGISALLSYIGEFEDTPNIYGNLDYGDNAYRTVDSFLTLGIQARYTGFENMVLSLGADNVFDEEPPFAIGNQDGDLYGYVQSQHDPRGRFIYGKMTYSF, from the coding sequence ATGGAAAAATTCACTCTCCGTCGCAATGTGTTGGCCTCTGCCATTTTGGCCGCGGCCGCTTCAACAACCCCACAGGCTCTCTTCGCCGCCGAGGAAGGCGCTATTGAAGAGGTTACCGTTGTCGGCTCCCGCATCAGCCGCAACTCTGAATTTGAAAATGCTACTCCGATCCAGGTAATGGACCGCGAAAGCATCGAGAAATCCGGTTATACCAACCTACAGCAGCTGTTTGAGAAAAACCCCGCTGCGGGTAATGGCACATTCTCCACCCGCGGCAACAACCAGGATTCCACCGCTAACGGTGCTGCTGCGGTGAGTTTGCGCGGTATGGGAGCTGATGCAACTCTGGTGCTAGTTAATGGCCGCCGTGTCGCTATCAGTGCCTTTGCCGAAGGGATAACCACCAACTTCGTCGATATCAACAGTGTTCCGTTGGCCGCTGTTGAGCGTGTGGAAGTCTTGAAGGATGGTGCCTCCGCCATTTACGGCTCTGATGCGGTAGCCGGTGTAGTCAATCTAGTGCTACGCAAAGATTTCGAAGGTACTGAAGTTTCTATGGACTACGGCAGTGCAGATGGCTATGACGAGCAGTCTTTCTCGGCTGTTTGGGGCATCAATGGGGAAAACTCCAATTTCACCGTTATTTTTGATCATCATAAAAATAGCCGCCTAGCAAGCACCGAACGTAGCGGCTTGGGTACGGCCAACCAGTCCGGTAATGGCGGCCTGGACCTTCGTTCAGGTCGTGGTTATCCGGGAAGTTTCATCCTGCCAGGGGCCACTAAAACAATTGAAGATCCTAACTGTCCAGAGGATCGCATAAAAGTAACCGATAATGGCAATGTATGTGTTTACGATTACGGCCCTTGGACACTACTTACTCCCGAAGCGGAACGTACCGGGTTAATTATGCTTGGTCATAAGCAGTTAAATGAGGACATAGAGTTTTTCAGTGAAATCGCTGTGCAACATAATACTTCTGTAGCCCAGGGTGCCCCAACCCCCCTAGATGCTGATGCAGGGCTTTATGTACTGGCCGACCACCCCAATAACCCCTTTGGCGAAGATGTCGATATCGCCTTTTACCGCACTGTAGATGCTGGGGCACGCCAATGGGATATAGAAACCGACAACTTGCGTGGCGTTTTCGGCCTACGAGGTTCTATCGCCGATTGGGATTGGGAGACATCCATTCAACGCTCACGGAGCGAATCAGAACAAACCGGGAATAAATCCCAAGGTTGGGTACGCACCGACCTATTGCAAGAACAGATTAATGCCGGGAATTACAATCCCTTTGGCGGCGTACAAAATCCGGACTCTGTAATTGATGCCATCACCACCAATCTGGTCCGCCAGGGTAAGTCTGATCTAACAAGCTACAATTTCTCAATCAATGGTGATTTATTTGATACCTCCAATGGCACCATTGCTATGGCTGCTGGCTTGGAATACCGTGAGGAAAAAGCCTCCGATATTCCCGACGATCAATTCCAGCGTGGCCTCATTTTTGGTACTGAGTCTGTATCAGCCAGCGCCAGCCGTGATATCTCTTCGGCTTATGTCGAAGTAGCCATCCCTCTTCCCGCTAAATTCGACCTCACATTGGCGGCCCGCTACGACGATTACAGCGACTTTGGCAGCACCACTAATCCCATGGCCAAGCTGTTGTGGACTGCCACTGAGCAACTATCCTTACGCGCCTCCTGGGGCACCGGTTTTCGTGCGCCATCTCTTGCGCAGATAGGTCTTGGTGACTCACAAGAATCAAAATTTTTGACAGACTATTATGGCTGTGAAGCCAATGGCATAGATATTAAAGATTGCACTAAGCTCGATTACACAATTATTTACTCTCAAAACCCGGATTTAGAGGCAGAGGAGTCTGAGTCCTTCAACATAGGTGCCGTTTACGAGCCTATTGAGAACCTGCGTCTTTCCCTGGACTACTGGAATATCACCCAGGAAGGAAAGATCGATGACATTCCATATACCGGCATCTATAGTCTTCATTGTAACGATCAAGACAGCACCGTCTGCCGACGCAATGAACCACTTGCAGGCCAATCTTTAGGACAGCTGCAATCCCTGCTTAGTAGCTATACCAATATTGGCGAACAAGACGTATCTGGAGTCGACCTTAGCGCTGTATACAGTGGGTTGGAACTAGCCGGTGGAGAGTTAAACCTACGTTTGGACTACTCCTATTTAACTGAGTTTGAGCGTGTGGAGCTCAACTTAAACGGTGATGCACTTATGACCCATGATTTAGCAGGGAAATACGAGTACCCACAGCACCGTTGGAATGCCACAGCTGATTGGAACTTTGATACCTTCGGTATAAGTGCCTTGCTCAGCTATATCGGTGAATTTGAGGATACCCCAAATATCTATGGAAACCTTGATTATGGTGATAATGCTTATCGCACAGTGGATTCATTCCTCACTTTAGGTATACAGGCTCGATATACCGGCTTTGAAAATATGGTTTTAAGTCTCGGCGCCGACAATGTCTTCGACGAAGAGCCGCCTTTCGCAATTGGTAATCAAGATGGCGATCTTTATGGCTATGTACAATCTCAGCACGACCCTCGCGGACGCTTTATCTACGGAAAAATGACTTATAGCTTCTAA
- a CDS encoding dipeptidase: MKKCLAFILIFLSACDEWNVENHHALAKKLVLENMLVDGHIDVPYRLSKENVDVGSSVEGGDFDYHRAIKGGLNAPFMSIYIPAEKEIDGTAKDYADQLITNVETLVEMHPEKFAIPKSLKELKAQVEQGKISLPLGMENGAGVDGSLDNLRHFYNRGVRYITLTHSKSNHISDSSYDESRPWKGLSEFGKDLVRGMNALGIMIDVSHISDEAFWQVMEISSVPVIASHSSARHFTPGFERNMSDAMITALAKQGGLIMVNFGSTFISAKSRDSYNSISRLTEKYIKENNLDIHSPEVEKYTETLHQDMFVYADLSDVLDHFDHIRDLVGVDHIGIGSDFDGVGDSLPVGLKDVSEYPNLVFGLLERGYNEEDIKKILGGNLLRIWQSNEEHATSQRH; the protein is encoded by the coding sequence ATGAAAAAATGCTTGGCTTTTATTTTGATATTCTTGTCGGCTTGTGATGAGTGGAATGTTGAAAATCACCATGCACTTGCGAAAAAACTTGTACTGGAAAATATGTTAGTGGATGGTCATATAGATGTTCCATATAGGTTGTCGAAAGAAAATGTTGATGTTGGTTCCAGCGTAGAAGGTGGAGACTTTGATTATCATAGGGCCATTAAAGGTGGTTTAAACGCTCCTTTTATGTCGATCTACATACCTGCCGAAAAGGAAATTGATGGAACTGCTAAAGATTATGCAGACCAGCTGATTACTAATGTCGAGACATTGGTAGAAATGCATCCAGAAAAATTTGCGATTCCTAAATCTTTAAAAGAATTAAAAGCTCAAGTTGAGCAGGGTAAAATTTCACTGCCTCTGGGCATGGAAAATGGTGCAGGTGTCGACGGAAGCTTAGATAATTTAAGGCATTTTTATAACCGCGGGGTTCGGTATATTACCCTAACCCACTCTAAGAGTAATCATATCTCGGATTCTTCCTATGATGAGTCAAGGCCGTGGAAAGGATTGAGTGAGTTTGGTAAGGATCTAGTGAGAGGGATGAATGCACTAGGTATTATGATTGATGTGTCCCATATTTCTGATGAGGCCTTTTGGCAGGTAATGGAAATTTCATCAGTTCCTGTAATCGCCTCACATTCCTCAGCGAGACATTTCACCCCAGGTTTTGAACGCAATATGAGTGATGCAATGATAACTGCGCTTGCAAAGCAGGGAGGGTTGATTATGGTCAATTTTGGCTCAACATTTATTAGTGCTAAATCTAGAGATTCCTATAACTCAATTAGTCGGCTGACTGAAAAATATATTAAAGAAAATAACTTAGATATACATAGTCCGGAAGTTGAAAAATATACGGAAACGTTACATCAGGATATGTTTGTCTATGCCGATTTAAGTGATGTACTTGATCACTTTGATCATATTCGCGATTTAGTTGGTGTTGACCATATTGGAATAGGTTCAGATTTTGATGGTGTTGGTGACAGTTTACCTGTTGGGCTAAAAGATGTTTCAGAATATCCAAACCTTGTCTTTGGTTTACTTGAACGAGGTTATAATGAAGAAGACATCAAAAAGATCCTCGGGGGTAATCTACTGAGAATCTGGCAAAGTAATGAAGAGCATGCGACTTCACAAAGGCACTGA
- a CDS encoding CPBP family intramembrane glutamic endopeptidase, translated as MQLKSLDKVHSTDVSKVPWGAPLILSLCIIPFGWAGFLAPLTWIALTTLEICRGWRRAALYFVCIALMLLAGFNIIPGSERIHIFTPYSDSAGNLIYVSFNSGKALVAIGLLAFMLRQKQTVRSIDLFFLIITIAIPIAIGLVLYGPSVKISNTILIAAVINLLVVCISEEGFFRWVLQRGLEESLAEWRWLSVPIVTVIFTMLHVEWSADTSAIILLGLASFCYAILWYLRRNFWLCVMAHWAVNVFHMLLLPYPLPT; from the coding sequence GTGCAGTTGAAAAGCCTTGACAAGGTTCACTCAACGGATGTTTCTAAAGTCCCTTGGGGTGCACCACTTATATTATCCTTATGTATTATTCCTTTTGGCTGGGCTGGCTTTCTTGCACCTCTTACCTGGATCGCTTTAACCACACTTGAAATATGCCGAGGATGGAGGCGTGCGGCTTTATATTTTGTTTGTATTGCGCTTATGCTGTTGGCCGGCTTTAATATCATTCCTGGTAGTGAGCGAATTCACATTTTTACTCCCTACTCAGATAGTGCAGGGAATTTGATATATGTAAGCTTCAATAGTGGTAAAGCATTAGTTGCTATTGGCTTGCTCGCTTTTATGCTTCGTCAAAAACAAACCGTACGATCTATCGATTTATTTTTTTTAATAATTACTATTGCTATTCCAATCGCTATTGGTTTGGTTTTGTATGGCCCTTCGGTAAAAATATCTAATACAATATTAATAGCAGCAGTTATCAATCTTTTAGTCGTATGTATTAGTGAGGAAGGCTTTTTTCGCTGGGTGTTACAAAGAGGATTAGAAGAATCCCTTGCTGAGTGGCGATGGCTTTCTGTTCCAATAGTCACAGTTATTTTTACCATGCTTCATGTTGAGTGGTCTGCAGATACTTCAGCAATTATTCTACTTGGTTTAGCCTCTTTTTGTTATGCAATTCTCTGGTATTTACGTAGAAATTTTTGGCTTTGTGTGATGGCTCACTGGGCGGTCAATGTATTTCATATGTTATTACTCCCTTATCCTCTTCCTACTTAA
- the cyoE gene encoding heme o synthase, translated as MAIQTAKLSFTNWRDYYELTKPRVVMLMILTSLIGMLLAVPGMVPLEILILGNLGIALCAGSAAAINHLVDRYIDTKMARTSNRPVARGRVEPRKAILFSLLLGILGMAVLMVFVNVLTAWLTLISLIGYAVIYTMFLKHATPQNIVIGGLAGAAPPLLGWTAVTNEIHPHALLLVLIIFAWTPPHFWALAVHRKEDYARAKVPMLPVTHGVPYTNLHILLYTFILFAVSLLPFATAMLGWLYLLGAVVLGLGFIYWSLVMLRGRDPNAGIETFKYSIIYLMALFCIMLLDHYLISV; from the coding sequence ATGGCTATACAAACTGCTAAATTGAGCTTCACTAACTGGCGTGATTATTATGAACTGACTAAACCCAGAGTAGTCATGCTGATGATTCTTACATCTCTGATTGGTATGTTGTTAGCTGTTCCAGGAATGGTTCCGTTAGAAATTTTAATATTGGGTAATTTAGGTATTGCCCTTTGTGCTGGTAGCGCTGCAGCGATTAATCATCTGGTTGATCGTTACATTGATACAAAAATGGCGCGTACTAGCAATCGCCCAGTCGCAAGAGGAAGAGTTGAGCCACGCAAGGCCATACTATTTTCTCTGTTGCTGGGTATTCTTGGAATGGCAGTGTTAATGGTATTTGTGAATGTATTAACCGCTTGGTTAACACTGATATCTCTGATTGGTTACGCTGTTATTTACACTATGTTTTTAAAGCATGCCACACCTCAGAATATTGTCATTGGCGGACTCGCTGGTGCAGCACCGCCACTACTCGGCTGGACAGCGGTAACTAATGAAATTCATCCACATGCCCTGTTACTGGTACTGATCATATTTGCCTGGACACCTCCGCACTTTTGGGCACTAGCAGTGCATAGGAAAGAGGATTACGCCAGAGCAAAAGTTCCTATGCTACCAGTTACTCACGGTGTGCCATACACAAATCTGCATATTTTACTTTATACATTTATTTTATTTGCAGTTAGCTTACTTCCTTTTGCAACTGCAATGTTAGGTTGGTTATACCTTCTTGGGGCGGTGGTGCTAGGTCTTGGGTTTATATATTGGAGTTTGGTAATGCTACGGGGTCGAGACCCCAATGCGGGAATTGAAACCTTTAAGTACTCTATTATTTATCTGATGGCTTTATTTTGCATTATGTTGTTGGATCACTATTTAATATCGGTGTAA